The Haloterrigena turkmenica DSM 5511 genome includes the window GGGTTCCGCGGGCTATCGCCCGCTCCACTCGAGGCGCGTTGCGCCTCGCTCTCCTCTCCCGGCCGGCCGCGGTTATCGTAGGTGTATTTCGGCGCCGCGACCGCGAAGCTCTCGCGATTCTCCTCGGGGAAGTGCAGGCCGTAGCGGCGTTCGACGACCGGCCGCTCTTCCTCGCGCTCGAGGTAGTCTAGCCCCGTTACCTCCGTGAAGGCGTCCATCGGCTCGAGGGTCGCGCTCATCAGAATGCCGCCGCCGAACATCCCGAGGCGTTCGCCGATGGCGTCGCTGGGGACGCAGTTGTGCAAGGCGAGGCGAGCGTTGTACGCGCGGCGCCACGAGTCGGCGGGCTCGGTGTCGTCCCAGGTGCGCTCGAGTTCGATCTCGCGGAAGTAGTCGGTGTGGTCCCGGCGGTACCACTCGCCGAGGACGCGACCGACGGCGGGCGCGGCGCGGGTGCGGTCCTCGTCCTCGGCCTCGTTCAGGATGCGTTCGACGACGGCGCCGACGGCCTCGGCGCGGACCCAGTCGGCGTCGCCGTACCCCGCCTCGCGGGCCCAGGCCGTGAGTTCGTCCTCGGCCGGTTCCGCGGGGTCGCGCAGCGGGATCTCGTCGTCCGCGAGGTCGGTGAGGTTCGACTGCCACCCCCTGTGTTTCCGGTCGAGATGCGCCGTGACCCGGCGGTCGAGCTCGCTCCGGAGGTCGCGAACGAACTCGAGGGTCTGCTCGAGTTCGTCGTAGGAGACGTCGCTGTCGTTCAGTTCCGCGCGGACGAGGTCGGCGTCGGCCGTCTTGGAGCCGCCCTCGGCGCGCCGTCCCTCGCGCTCGAACTTGATCGGCTGGATGACCCGCGAGAGTTCCGTCTCGGCGTCCCGCAGGGTCCGATCGGCGACCCCGTCGCTGACCAGATCACGGACGCGGGGCTCGAGCATGTGGGCCTCGTCGCAGACGGCGAACGTGGAGTCGTCGAGCAGGGCGCCGGTAAAGGAGCCGGTTGTCCGGGGATCGAACGCGTGGTAGTAGTTCCCGATGACGACCTCGACGTGGCCGAGCACGGCGCCCATCACCGAGTGCGGGCAGGTGCCGTGGGAGACCGAACGGGCGACGAGGTCCTCGGGGGTTATCATCCCCGCCTCGGTGAAGTCGTAGGGGACCGCTTCGACTGCGTCACCGTCGCTGCCCTCCTCCGGCAGGTCCTCGAGATACTGGGCGTAGAACGGACAGTACTCCGTCGAGACGTCGACGGGGCCGCCGTCGCTGTACTCCGGGAGGTCGGGCGAGTACGGCGCGGTCTCGCCGGCCGTCTGGAGAAGGCGCGGCCCGCCGCCCTGCCTGCCGCTGTCCGCCAGTCCCATCTGCTGGCTGCGGGCCTGTGCGGTCAGGCTCCCGGCGGTCGTGTCGCCGCCCTCGCCGGTGAGGTCGCGGGTGCGATCACGCAGGGTCTCACAGCGGTCGTAGACGTTGCCGTCGTCGATCCCGCCGGCGCCGGCGCGGTTGTAGGGGCAGACGTCGGCCTTTCCGACGAGGGTGAGCCCCGAAACGGGGTTCCAGTCGTCGGGGAGGTTCTCGTTGATCGTCTCGAGGTCTTCCTCGAACTGGTGGAGTTGCTGTTTGACGCTCGTGAGCACGAACACGCGCTCGTAGTCGGTGTCGGGATCGCGCACGAGGTCGATCCCCGCGGTCAGCGCGATCATCGTTTTTCCGGTGCCACAGGCGCCCTCGACGACGCTGTAGCCGCCGTCTCGAGCAGTGTCGATCGCGGTCTCGATGCCGTCGACCTGCTCGTCGTAGGGGCGTTCGTGGCCGAAGATCGAGCGCCAGTCGGTCATTCTTCGCTT containing:
- a CDS encoding ATP-dependent DNA helicase, translated to MTDWRSIFGHERPYDEQVDGIETAIDTARDGGYSVVEGACGTGKTMIALTAGIDLVRDPDTDYERVFVLTSVKQQLHQFEEDLETINENLPDDWNPVSGLTLVGKADVCPYNRAGAGGIDDGNVYDRCETLRDRTRDLTGEGGDTTAGSLTAQARSQQMGLADSGRQGGGPRLLQTAGETAPYSPDLPEYSDGGPVDVSTEYCPFYAQYLEDLPEEGSDGDAVEAVPYDFTEAGMITPEDLVARSVSHGTCPHSVMGAVLGHVEVVIGNYYHAFDPRTTGSFTGALLDDSTFAVCDEAHMLEPRVRDLVSDGVADRTLRDAETELSRVIQPIKFEREGRRAEGGSKTADADLVRAELNDSDVSYDELEQTLEFVRDLRSELDRRVTAHLDRKHRGWQSNLTDLADDEIPLRDPAEPAEDELTAWAREAGYGDADWVRAEAVGAVVERILNEAEDEDRTRAAPAVGRVLGEWYRRDHTDYFREIELERTWDDTEPADSWRRAYNARLALHNCVPSDAIGERLGMFGGGILMSATLEPMDAFTEVTGLDYLEREEERPVVERRYGLHFPEENRESFAVAAPKYTYDNRGRPGEESEAQRASSGAGDSPRNPTRRQYVDAVTKVGRLPGNVLVGMPSYAEADWLAGVLEERLEKPVLLDAASDDETTQALKREFFDGDGKVLVTSLRGTLTEGVDYSGDRLAAAVVCGVPIVNTSSPRTKAVRRAYDDEFGDGFTYALTIPAVRKARQAIGRVIRSPEDVGVRVLLDERYARDSWDSVRPYLPDDGEFQPVSPDMLDVGLERFRGRLEQ